A single window of Acinetobacter wuhouensis DNA harbors:
- a CDS encoding IS3 family transposase (programmed frameshift), which produces MAKRFSPEFKQQAIDYALSNSHESVAAIAQKLGVGYSTLDKWIRETNPAGSSKRQLSPEQQRIVELEKEVKQLKEANDNLKKSACVLSNRSCQEKYTVIQDLDMNEVTVSSACKYLGVSTSGYYAWRKRQANTAQKYNDLKAVYWQHHARLGAPSLVHDMHDLGYNMSERTIGRMLKKLGLRSRIARKYKHTTDSTHRLPTAPNLLDRQFTVTQPNKVWTTDITYIRTKEGWLYLCVMLDLFSRRIVGWQTSHRIDRQLVCDTFNYAMARQGYPTGVMVHSDQGSQYCSRDFRALLLKNDCTQSMSRRGNCWDNAVTESFFHTLKGHVVHGSVFSTRKEANAVLFDYIEIYYNRVRRHSANGWLSPEAFEQKYFKNLEGSIVHDTV; this is translated from the exons ATGGCTAAACGTTTTAGTCCCGAATTTAAACAGCAAGCGATTGATTATGCACTTTCAAACTCACACGAGTCTGTAGCTGCAATCGCCCAGAAATTAGGTGTGGGTTATTCAACATTAGATAAATGGATTCGTGAAACCAATCCGGCAGGTTCAAGCAAACGTCAACTTTCACCAGAACAACAGCGGATCGTGGAATTAGAGAAAGAAGTCAAACAGCTCAAGGAAGCCAATGACA ATCTTAAAAAAAGCGCATGTGTACTTTCTAACAGATCATGCCAAGAAAAGTACACGGTAATTCAAGATCTAGATATGAATGAAGTCACCGTATCTTCTGCCTGTAAATACCTAGGTGTCAGCACTTCAGGCTATTATGCCTGGCGAAAACGTCAAGCCAATACGGCACAGAAATATAATGACTTAAAAGCCGTATATTGGCAGCATCATGCACGATTGGGTGCACCTTCATTAGTACATGACATGCATGATTTAGGTTACAACATGAGCGAACGTACTATTGGAAGGATGCTAAAAAAGCTTGGTTTACGTAGCAGGATTGCGCGTAAATACAAGCATACGACTGATTCAACCCATCGTTTGCCTACAGCACCCAACTTGTTGGATCGCCAATTTACAGTTACTCAGCCTAATAAAGTCTGGACAACAGACATTACCTATATCCGCACTAAAGAAGGTTGGTTGTATTTATGTGTGATGCTAGATTTATTTAGCCGTCGTATCGTGGGGTGGCAAACCAGCCATCGAATAGACCGCCAGTTGGTGTGTGATACGTTTAACTATGCAATGGCTCGTCAGGGTTATCCAACTGGTGTTATGGTTCATTCGGACCAAGGCTCACAGTACTGTAGTCGTGATTTTAGAGCGCTGTTACTGAAAAATGATTGTACTCAGAGTATGTCTAGACGTGGAAACTGTTGGGATAATGCAGTGACTGAAAGCTTCTTTCATACATTAAAAGGTCATGTGGTACATGGCAGTGTGTTTTCGACTCGAAAAGAGGCGAATGCGGTCTTGTTTGATTATATTGAGATTTATTACAATCGGGTCAGAAGGCATTCTGCAAACGGCTGGTTAAGTCCAGAAGCCTTTGAACAGAAATATTTCAAGAATTTAGAGGGATCGATTGTCCACGATACTGTCTAG
- the vgrG gene encoding type VI secretion system tip protein VgrG encodes MNSLVNSINKILDQLGLTAQKRAIHIQFTNTDLNQQVYLQRIDGQHALNQGVSAELICLSTSATIPLKQFIGTQVAIDQVTDAGQLFRTTGIITEAAQGQSDGSLTIYKLKLQDATSLWNKRRNSRVFMNKSAVEVIETIFKEWQDKSPLFASSLSLDKSGLKQDYDIRPFIMQSNESDYDFLTRLMRSEGINWLIDEAQLQVPNSATQIQAQKLRLIDDNSQYKALDRRNIRYHRSSATEKQDSITSFIGQRSIQPTAVHVQRWQADVLEQEEGAGSVQSKHQHSNNQDNASLGLEQAWHISPAWMQDLNGEDQATASNNSQIEKLNQNLSDYYNSQSKQFIANSTVRDAQVGYWFKFTEHPEIDQHSGSDQEFLITEKNYYNQNNLPKDLTEQINKLLQESNWVPKHTQQSTTQNTNSTDNTTAERQANSLTVQRRNITTVPEYNPLQHRPTTHPQRAKVVGPSGEEIHVDEWGRIKVRFLFTRTEDHGHDGGAGTNDNDTDSAWVDVLTPWAGEGYGARFLPRIGEIVVIDFFDGNIDRPFVVGRIHEAQRSPTQFDKKGQLPDTKKLAGIRSKEYQGEGFGQLRFDDTTGQISTQLQNSHGASQLNLGNMSHPKDKETSDGRGEGFELRTDQWGAVRAGQGLLLSTYKQDQASDTHLDAKEAKQQLENSLNSSKALSEVAKNQQTDPLEVIDNLSALLKGLEVSKVAAITNLVGDFKSGLTSNPLGTLGNLGGFVEKVGGIKGDVKGVIQQFNDSFKDVKQTIQEFEGFVKDTGQQLENYKDQFQSLRSGLSENPFKALKDAKGLFSDIQKTSNQVQSIVGFAKQGLLNPLEGFKGLSGFMDNLSAKSKSDAKSQAEFKIFQDAMMVLAAPNSIAMTSNEDIHISADQQIYETAGESIQYSTQKNLITHAQSDPRQNNGQHVPLKIT; translated from the coding sequence ATGAACAGCTTAGTGAATAGTATTAATAAAATATTGGATCAACTTGGACTTACCGCCCAAAAACGTGCCATTCATATCCAATTTACAAATACAGACTTAAACCAACAAGTCTACTTACAACGCATCGACGGACAACACGCGTTGAACCAAGGCGTGTCTGCTGAACTGATTTGCCTATCAACATCTGCAACGATTCCTCTGAAACAATTCATTGGTACACAAGTTGCAATTGATCAAGTCACCGATGCAGGACAACTGTTCCGTACTACAGGAATCATCACCGAAGCAGCCCAAGGACAAAGTGATGGTTCACTAACGATTTACAAACTCAAACTTCAAGATGCAACTTCACTATGGAATAAACGCCGTAATAGTCGTGTGTTTATGAATAAATCGGCAGTTGAAGTCATCGAAACCATCTTTAAAGAATGGCAAGACAAAAGCCCTTTATTCGCATCAAGTTTAAGTTTAGATAAAAGCGGACTCAAACAAGACTACGACATTCGTCCATTCATCATGCAAAGCAATGAAAGCGATTATGACTTTCTAACTCGCTTGATGCGCAGTGAAGGCATCAACTGGCTCATTGACGAAGCACAACTCCAAGTCCCAAACAGTGCAACACAAATCCAAGCACAGAAACTTCGCTTAATTGATGACAATAGCCAATACAAAGCCCTAGATCGAAGAAACATTCGTTACCACCGAAGCAGTGCTACAGAAAAACAAGACAGCATCACCAGTTTCATTGGACAACGCAGTATCCAACCCACAGCCGTCCACGTCCAACGCTGGCAAGCCGATGTACTTGAACAAGAAGAAGGCGCAGGTAGTGTCCAAAGCAAACACCAACACAGCAACAACCAAGACAATGCAAGTTTAGGCTTAGAACAAGCATGGCATATCAGCCCTGCATGGATGCAAGACCTCAATGGTGAAGACCAAGCTACAGCATCCAACAACAGCCAAATTGAAAAACTGAATCAAAACCTCAGTGACTACTACAACAGCCAATCCAAACAATTTATTGCCAACTCAACCGTACGCGATGCACAAGTCGGCTACTGGTTCAAATTCACCGAACACCCAGAGATCGACCAACACAGTGGCTCAGATCAAGAATTTCTGATCACCGAAAAAAACTACTACAACCAAAACAACCTACCCAAAGATCTAACAGAACAGATCAACAAACTGCTACAAGAAAGCAATTGGGTACCGAAACATACCCAACAAAGCACAACTCAAAATACAAATAGCACAGACAACACAACAGCAGAACGTCAAGCCAATAGCCTAACAGTACAACGACGCAACATCACCACCGTACCCGAATACAATCCACTCCAACACCGCCCAACAACCCATCCACAACGTGCCAAAGTAGTAGGACCGAGTGGAGAAGAAATCCATGTCGATGAATGGGGGCGTATTAAAGTCAGATTCCTCTTCACTCGAACAGAAGATCATGGACACGATGGTGGTGCGGGCACAAACGACAACGATACCGACTCAGCATGGGTAGATGTCCTTACTCCATGGGCAGGCGAAGGCTACGGAGCAAGATTCCTACCCCGTATCGGTGAAATCGTAGTTATCGACTTCTTTGATGGCAATATTGATCGACCTTTTGTGGTTGGACGCATTCACGAAGCCCAACGAAGTCCGACCCAATTCGACAAAAAGGGACAGCTGCCTGATACCAAAAAACTCGCAGGCATTCGCTCCAAAGAATACCAAGGCGAAGGCTTTGGACAACTCCGCTTTGACGACACCACAGGACAAATATCCACACAACTGCAAAATAGTCATGGTGCAAGCCAACTCAACCTCGGAAACATGAGTCATCCCAAAGACAAAGAGACCAGTGATGGACGAGGCGAAGGTTTTGAGTTGCGTACAGATCAATGGGGAGCAGTCCGTGCAGGGCAAGGCTTACTCCTTTCCACCTATAAACAAGACCAAGCCAGTGACACACACCTAGATGCCAAAGAAGCCAAACAACAACTTGAAAATTCACTCAATAGTTCAAAAGCCTTAAGTGAAGTTGCTAAGAATCAGCAGACGGATCCTTTAGAGGTGATTGATAATTTATCTGCATTGCTCAAAGGACTTGAGGTTTCAAAAGTTGCTGCCATTACGAATTTAGTGGGTGATTTTAAATCTGGGCTTACTTCAAATCCGCTTGGTACACTTGGAAATTTAGGTGGTTTTGTTGAAAAAGTAGGTGGAATCAAGGGTGATGTTAAAGGTGTCATTCAGCAATTTAATGATTCATTCAAAGACGTAAAGCAAACCATTCAAGAGTTTGAAGGTTTTGTTAAAGATACTGGACAGCAATTAGAAAATTATAAGGATCAATTTCAGTCACTAAGAAGTGGTTTAAGTGAGAATCCATTTAAAGCGTTAAAAGATGCTAAAGGTCTATTCAGTGATATTCAGAAAACATCAAATCAAGTCCAATCCATTGTAGGTTTTGCAAAACAAGGTTTGTTGAACCCGCTTGAAGGTTTTAAAGGCTTGAGTGGCTTTATGGATAATTTGAGTGCGAAGTCCAAATCTGATGCTAAATCTCAAGCTGAATTTAAAATTTTCCAAGATGCGATGATGGTTCTTGCTGCACCAAATAGTATTGCTATGACAAGCAACGAAGATATTCATATTTCAGCGGATCAACAGATTTATGAAACTGCGGGTGAGAGTATTCAGTACAGTACGCAGAAGAATTTAATCACGCATGCTCAATCTGATCCTAGACAAAATAATGGACAGCACGTCCCTCTAAAGATAACGTAA
- the tusA gene encoding sulfurtransferase TusA — MSDQSITPNIQLNTRGLRCPEPVMMLHQAIRKSKSGDVVEVFATDNSTSWDIPKFCMHLGHELILQEEVQDAEGNKEFHYLVKKG, encoded by the coding sequence ATGTCAGATCAGTCTATTACACCGAACATTCAATTGAATACACGTGGATTGCGCTGTCCTGAACCCGTGATGATGTTGCATCAAGCGATTCGTAAGTCTAAATCAGGTGATGTGGTAGAGGTTTTTGCCACGGATAATTCAACGTCTTGGGATATTCCAAAATTTTGTATGCATCTTGGGCATGAATTGATTTTACAAGAAGAAGTACAAGATGCAGAAGGAAATAAAGAATTTCATTATCTGGTCAAAAAGGGCTAG
- a CDS encoding HlyC/CorC family transporter, which yields MHEESGTSWGMRGLRKWLGTAPETRDELLKLVQDSRRFLEPDTVAMLEGVLDLPATKIREVMTPRTAMVSLQEDDQLLDILHVLIESAHSRFPVFSADQPENVVGILLAKDLLPFLTDRSSNVDVHALMRQPLFVPESARSDQVLRMLKNTQTHIAIVIDEYGSTAGLVTLEDILEEIVGEIEDEHDNVDEEAQFIVPDKSHNTANTWIVQALTPIEHFNNVLDAEFSDDEVETMGGLLLQEIGLVSDLQGQVIELEDWQFTIIEADARTIHLIRAVRK from the coding sequence ATGCACGAGGAATCAGGCACATCGTGGGGAATGCGTGGATTACGCAAATGGCTAGGCACAGCACCAGAAACCCGCGATGAACTGCTAAAATTAGTACAAGATTCACGTCGTTTTTTAGAACCAGATACCGTTGCAATGTTAGAGGGCGTTTTAGACCTTCCAGCAACAAAAATTCGTGAAGTGATGACGCCGCGTACAGCGATGGTTAGCTTGCAAGAAGATGACCAACTACTTGATATTTTGCATGTTCTAATTGAATCTGCGCATTCACGTTTCCCAGTGTTTTCAGCAGATCAACCTGAAAATGTAGTGGGTATTTTGCTGGCTAAAGACTTATTGCCATTTTTAACCGATCGCTCATCCAATGTCGATGTACACGCACTGATGCGTCAACCTTTATTTGTACCTGAAAGTGCGCGTTCTGACCAAGTATTGAGGATGTTGAAAAATACCCAAACGCATATTGCAATTGTGATTGATGAATATGGTTCAACAGCAGGTTTGGTGACTTTAGAAGATATTCTTGAAGAAATCGTTGGCGAAATCGAAGATGAACATGACAATGTTGATGAAGAAGCGCAATTTATTGTTCCCGATAAAAGTCATAACACAGCCAACACGTGGATTGTACAAGCACTTACACCAATCGAACATTTTAACAATGTTTTAGATGCTGAATTTTCTGATGACGAAGTAGAAACTATGGGTGGTTTATTGCTTCAAGAAATTGGTTTAGTCAGCGATCTACAAGGGCAAGTCATTGAACTTGAGGATTGGCAATTTACCATTATTGAAGCAGATGCCCGCACTATTCATCTGATTCGAGCTGTACGTAAATGA
- the lnt gene encoding apolipoprotein N-acyltransferase, whose translation MRAYFDKLLNSSQQQKQLPFIFPLLISLMSGAVFSLALAPFYWWWLAILSPALLYACLKGRTPKQAFAIGLSYGFGLWFVGAFWLYTSIHVYGDTNAFLSVLMIAVMALLMGLFSAVQTWVYRRFFPETPLTFAPLWVFFEWSKTWVFTGFPWLFAGYAFTERFLDGYAPLFGVFAVSFVVIILACALVEILNKKFFWAIPAIVLLLGAWGTSFIQFVQPKAEKPLSVSLIQGNIPQDLKWLTEYQVKTLEIYVNLSRTEWGRDLIVWPESSIPLFQTDIEQFLEMMDQQAKSTGTAWVTGIPYWDLKESQQNGYPMYYNSMMASGDEGSGLYKKQRLVPFGEYIPLSGLLSWVLPALQNDPSMSGFSRGASDQKPFNIKGHHLAAAICYEVAYPNLTRRNAINSDFLVTVSNDAWFTGTAGPLQHLQMVQMRAKENGRWFIRATNTGVTAFIDHNGHIVKQAPVDQKAVLRGELPAMQGETLYTRLSDWPILIFSLLLLILGWVYRPKKVDVSFKSRR comes from the coding sequence ATGAGAGCATATTTTGACAAGCTGTTAAATTCTTCACAACAACAAAAACAGTTACCTTTCATTTTCCCTTTACTGATTTCGTTAATGTCGGGCGCAGTGTTCAGTTTAGCACTGGCGCCTTTTTATTGGTGGTGGTTGGCGATCTTATCACCTGCCCTACTCTACGCATGTTTAAAAGGTCGTACACCCAAACAAGCTTTTGCGATAGGTCTAAGTTATGGCTTTGGCTTATGGTTTGTTGGGGCTTTTTGGTTGTATACCTCAATCCATGTCTATGGCGATACCAATGCCTTTTTAAGCGTACTCATGATTGCGGTCATGGCGCTTTTAATGGGGCTATTTAGCGCAGTCCAAACTTGGGTATATCGTCGTTTTTTTCCAGAAACACCTTTGACCTTCGCGCCACTTTGGGTATTTTTTGAATGGTCTAAAACGTGGGTCTTTACAGGCTTTCCGTGGTTATTTGCAGGTTATGCATTTACTGAACGCTTTTTAGATGGCTATGCCCCTTTATTTGGTGTTTTTGCTGTTTCATTTGTTGTGATTATTCTTGCCTGTGCGCTCGTTGAAATTCTGAATAAAAAGTTTTTTTGGGCAATCCCTGCAATTGTACTTTTGCTCGGGGCATGGGGCACTTCATTCATTCAGTTTGTACAACCAAAAGCTGAGAAGCCACTGAGTGTTTCCCTCATTCAAGGCAATATTCCACAAGATTTAAAATGGTTGACTGAATACCAAGTTAAAACCTTAGAAATTTATGTCAATTTAAGCCGTACTGAATGGGGACGTGACCTGATTGTTTGGCCTGAATCATCCATTCCATTATTCCAAACCGATATTGAACAGTTTTTGGAAATGATGGATCAGCAAGCCAAAAGCACAGGTACAGCATGGGTAACTGGCATTCCCTATTGGGATTTAAAAGAATCACAACAGAATGGCTATCCAATGTATTACAACAGTATGATGGCTTCTGGTGATGAAGGTTCGGGCTTATATAAAAAGCAAAGACTCGTGCCTTTTGGAGAGTACATTCCCCTTTCTGGCTTACTCAGTTGGGTACTTCCTGCATTGCAAAATGACCCGTCAATGAGTGGTTTTTCACGTGGTGCTTCTGATCAGAAACCATTTAACATTAAAGGTCACCATTTAGCCGCAGCGATTTGTTATGAGGTCGCTTATCCAAATTTAACCCGTCGTAATGCAATCAATAGTGATTTCTTAGTCACTGTTTCAAATGATGCATGGTTTACTGGAACCGCGGGGCCGTTGCAACATTTACAAATGGTACAGATGCGTGCCAAAGAAAATGGACGTTGGTTTATTCGTGCCACCAATACTGGAGTAACTGCTTTTATTGATCACAATGGACATATTGTGAAACAAGCACCTGTGGATCAAAAAGCTGTTTTACGTGGCGAATTACCCGCGATGCAAGGCGAAACTTTATATACGCGTCTAAGCGATTGGCCAATTTTAATCTTCTCATTATTATTGCTGATTTTAGGATGGGTTTATCGTCCTAAAAAAGTTGATGTGAGTTTCAAATCTAGACGCTAA
- a CDS encoding GFA family protein yields the protein MLTGKCLCHTIQFQINKPINIIYQCHCSLCRKQSGTHANHASMVKSQYFQWIQGQENIITYKKDTGFTSCFCQKCGSPVPNQIGQTTFIWIPLGLIDSELSPVQTLHFCVNSKANWECTSMNPQSYEYLPHWDEIEQFFES from the coding sequence ATGCTAACAGGAAAATGCCTCTGTCATACCATTCAGTTTCAAATCAATAAACCAATCAATATCATTTATCAATGTCACTGTAGCTTATGCAGAAAACAATCTGGGACACATGCCAATCATGCAAGCATGGTCAAATCACAATATTTTCAATGGATTCAAGGTCAAGAAAATATTATCACCTATAAGAAAGACACTGGCTTTACTTCTTGTTTTTGTCAAAAATGTGGTTCACCTGTTCCCAATCAAATTGGTCAAACCACGTTTATCTGGATTCCTTTAGGACTCATTGACAGTGAATTATCTCCTGTTCAAACGCTCCATTTTTGCGTCAACTCTAAAGCCAATTGGGAATGCACTTCGATGAATCCACAAAGCTATGAATATCTCCCTCACTGGGATGAAATCGAACAATTTTTTGAATCATAA
- the gspG gene encoding type II secretion system major pseudopilin GspG, giving the protein MQQKMNRTRQTGFTLIEVMVVIVILGVLAALIVPNVMGRGEKAKVDTTKITLKGVAGALDQYKLDNSHYPTSQEGGLDALINKPATAKNWMPEGYVKGGYPKDSWENDIQYVIPGSEGRKFDLYSFGADGKQGGEGNDADIYYTP; this is encoded by the coding sequence ATGCAACAGAAGATGAATAGAACTCGCCAAACAGGTTTTACCTTAATCGAAGTCATGGTCGTGATCGTGATTTTAGGTGTATTAGCCGCATTGATCGTTCCAAATGTCATGGGACGCGGGGAAAAAGCCAAAGTAGACACCACCAAAATTACTTTAAAAGGTGTAGCGGGTGCTTTGGATCAGTACAAATTAGACAATAGCCATTATCCAACCAGTCAAGAAGGTGGTTTGGATGCTTTGATCAATAAGCCTGCGACAGCAAAAAACTGGATGCCAGAAGGTTATGTGAAAGGTGGTTATCCAAAAGATAGCTGGGAAAACGATATTCAATATGTGATTCCAGGCTCAGAAGGTCGTAAGTTTGATCTGTATTCATTTGGTGCCGATGGTAAACAAGGCGGCGAAGGGAATGATGCTGATATTTATTACACACCTTAA
- the gspF gene encoding type II secretion system inner membrane protein GspF, with product MPAYQFTAIDASGKQQKGVLEGDSARQIRQQLRDKELIPVTVDAVEQKDKTQSSGLFQRKFSAYDLALMTRQLSVLVAAAIPLEEALRAVAKQSEKAHVQNLLLSARSKVLEGHSLAQAMQQTGRFPDLYIATVAAGERSGHLDLILDQLSDYTENRFAMQKKIQGAMIYPIILMLMSFAIVMGLMTYVVPDIVKTFDQSKQALPWITVVLMKTSDIIRQAWPFILVASVLGIFLLVRFLRTSAGHYAFDRLTLRLPLFGKLSRGINAARFASTLSILTQSGVPLVDALKIGAAVSSNWVIRDAVNIAAEKVTEGGNLATQLERCGYFPPMMVQMIKSGEASGELDRMLSRASDMQDREVSSFISTLLALLEPLMLVFMAGIVLVIVIAVMLPIVNMNNMI from the coding sequence ATGCCAGCATATCAGTTTACTGCGATTGACGCTTCAGGGAAGCAGCAAAAAGGCGTGTTAGAGGGAGATTCAGCACGTCAGATCCGACAACAGTTACGGGACAAAGAACTGATTCCTGTGACTGTGGATGCTGTTGAGCAAAAGGATAAAACACAAAGCTCAGGCTTATTTCAGCGTAAATTTTCCGCTTATGATTTGGCATTGATGACACGCCAATTATCTGTACTGGTTGCTGCTGCAATTCCTTTGGAAGAAGCCTTACGTGCGGTGGCAAAACAAAGTGAAAAAGCACATGTGCAGAACTTATTGCTTTCAGCACGTTCTAAAGTACTCGAAGGGCATTCCTTAGCCCAAGCCATGCAACAAACAGGACGATTCCCCGATTTGTATATTGCCACGGTTGCAGCAGGTGAACGTTCAGGGCATTTAGACCTTATTCTTGATCAATTATCAGATTACACCGAAAACCGTTTTGCCATGCAAAAGAAGATTCAAGGTGCAATGATCTATCCAATTATTCTGATGTTGATGTCATTTGCAATCGTCATGGGCTTAATGACCTATGTCGTTCCGGACATCGTCAAAACTTTTGATCAAAGTAAACAAGCACTGCCTTGGATTACTGTGGTGTTAATGAAAACCAGTGACATTATTCGGCAAGCTTGGCCATTTATATTGGTTGCTAGTGTGCTCGGAATATTTTTATTGGTTCGATTTTTACGGACATCGGCAGGACATTATGCCTTTGATCGTTTAACCCTTAGATTGCCATTATTTGGTAAATTATCACGTGGTATAAATGCAGCACGATTTGCCAGTACCTTATCCATTTTGACCCAATCAGGTGTGCCTTTGGTAGATGCATTGAAAATTGGTGCAGCCGTGAGTAGCAATTGGGTGATTCGAGATGCCGTCAATATTGCCGCAGAAAAAGTCACGGAGGGTGGGAACCTTGCAACACAGCTTGAGCGTTGTGGTTATTTCCCACCGATGATGGTACAAATGATCAAAAGTGGTGAAGCGTCTGGGGAATTAGACCGTATGCTGAGTCGTGCCTCAGATATGCAAGACCGAGAAGTATCGTCTTTTATTTCGACCTTATTGGCATTGTTAGAGCCGTTGATGTTGGTGTTTATGGCGGGTATTGTTTTGGTTATTGTGATTGCTGTGATGTTGCCAATCGTCAATATGAACAATATGATTTGA